In the Apis cerana isolate GH-2021 linkage group LG7, AcerK_1.0, whole genome shotgun sequence genome, ACatagattttgttatttataattataattttataattttattacatttataattttctttacatgCAACTACTACTATTTATATACACATCATagcaattgatatttaaaatgtataatgtactaatattattatagtagatatagtattttaaaaatacaaaaatatccgTTAACTAAAggtttttaaagtaattttaagcaacattttttttttgcaaaaatattcgttttaactTTGTTAACGGATTAACGTTAacgtttataaacaaaaaatattggtcAATCAAGGATCGTATAGCCTAATCAAAATGGTAACGTTGGTTATGTGCCACcgatcgagaaaaaatattatataaaagtatttgaatataataaatatttttttatatatatttttttattaatatttattatatattattttttatttattatatttttatttttttataatataaaattatatcaaattatatcaaaattaatgaacagtgaataatttataatatatctattatatttataatatatctataataatatctattattatatttatatatatattctatcttaTCCATATCCAAGATATTTCATAGATTCTTTggatacgaaaataaaatataaagtaaaccTTGgacgattgaaattaataataatcgatatatattttagatatcaaTCACCATAatgtgattatataaatatttaaaaagattgtgTAGACTATtagataaagtatttaaaatgaagattaataaattttacgaagTTCAACTAATTtgactaaataataataatcttaaataactattaaataatatgaaaatacaaagataagaaagatgtgaaatttaaatagcttCAAGaagtatatttcataaaatatatgcttttttataaatagagagattttttttcggAGATTTCaagatcataattttttcaaataaagtgATTTTGTATCGTAAATCAAAAGCATCaaattctgaataaaaatgcgataaataacaatcaacttaaatctaatatttaacgaaataatttttaatatgtacttattatttaaaaattaaagtattcaaaccaatatcaatataatacgtttacatgttttattaaaattattaccatTTTATCAGAAACTTttgtaataaacaaaaataaataatttcttttttacaaaattttatttgcgaataaaatttgttattaattgtattaaaaataaaaatgtaactttatttaatataatttaaaaaaatatacattattgattataaagctaatttaaaaattgatagacAGATTGATATTATAGATTGAcgaatatagtatatttaatgataaaataattggatcATACTTCTTATCGATGGATATTTAAcatgacaaaaatatataaattttttttagagaaattttcttatattattagatttgttacaaaatattaatttattaatatgattttaatattattgttgtcctacatattatcaaaaaatcacaacaaatattacaaagaCAATTTGTTAAACGATAAATTCCATGCATTTATTTCATTGCATTTATTTCACtatttcagattttatttcacagattttatttcattagatatttttttatgagaaattttaagaaataagatatattttaattcattaatgacaaaaaaatgtcaatataaaaaaattcaaacagtATATAATAcaactaattaaaaatgttatttcttcattaacaaatagattatgaaataatagttCGAATACTTCGAAAAAGCATTATTTATGTACTTTAGCTTCCAGATAAAAAGCTTCCAGtacgtattaaaaaattatttcattaatatcttatcaactgctaaatttatatgaagatctatatattattcagaatttgaCATTCgttgatttatgatttaatttgatattcgttatttatacaaaaaatttatctctaatttgaattttatattttatttcatttaaaaaaatcaaagtaatCTTGAAATCTTTCaatatctctaaaaaaaagcACTTTATGAGTCAaagttattctatattttacaattttgtaaaatgagaaatttgtaaaataataaaatgtattgtttaataattttattcgaagtaATCATTATTTGCGATACTTTGTAGAATCATCGATTATATTCTTCTTGTTTATATcactgattattattatacatatacaagaaATTAACAAGGAAAAACCCTCATTctacaaattcaaaaaaatttcaaaactttacatatatgtaaatgcatttttttttttttttgttatctaaattcattctaaaatagtaaaattgagccataaaaatttagttatttttcgttataattcacaaaatataagaaatagggaaaaatagataaaagttattttttttaataaaaacttacacttaattttgttaatcataattttgttacacaatttttattaatcacttaacaaaaaatttattaattatttatataattatttatataattagaaaaaaattataattttttcatgtgatattttaataatgaataattacaaaacaatataaaaaacatttttttttatgtcaaattcaAGCTTTATTCTATTGctgtattttttctaataatctggaagaatttttatataaataatataaattaattataattgcttattatatttttacatgattTCATTTacttcattgaaaattaaaacttcaataattatattgaaaataaaaaattttaataatgatgaaCTACGTTGTCTGATAATCCCAATCTTTTTGCCAATTCTTTTTGGATCGGATTTTTGTTGAGCAATTCTTTTAACTCTCCGTCATCAAACTTTCTCGGTGCTTTTGAACGATTATTATcttccaaattaaaatttccggcTTTGGTACtactttttgcatattttgtaaaatattggcATTTTCTCCCAATATGACACAAACTATTTCAGTAGTTTCCACAGCTAATTTTCTAAGCTGAAATGTAAAAAGTAAGCAGATGATGCTTCTCACATGttatattgtttgaaattattgcaTAGGAAATGTGGAAATTATTGCAATGGAAACTCTTAAAGCGCTCATTAtgattcttcttaaaaataaaagaatacttTTTCAGATGATACCACAAATGGGAAGTAATTCGAATTCAGTCAGAAGTTATGattgtagaaaaaaagaaaaaagaatttatttgcacatctaataatatcaataatatatctaaaatatatatattattctcaattaatgaaattcgttaaagaaatgtttaaaacataatttattacgttatgtatattttataatgtgtaGCACTATTATTACACAACAATGGAATATTGACATAAATAtacgaaatcttttttttaaaaagccaAATCTATTGgacattatttgtatataatatttttataatgaaaattgattatgaataaaagaatgtattaattatattctgtgtatatatttatatcaacatCGTAATTGTGTAATACTATAAAATCAgataattttcgtataatattttcatatgcagaaattatacatatacatcaaATGATTGTATCATTCGTTTTCTTTaagattatgaatattttattatgttaattaaatagtaatagtataataatatactattttagtataataattttagtataataatatactattttataatatggatATAATTGGACCAATCCAATGACAAAATAGAGGtactatatttgataaatattcattaaataattttttgattaactttttagatgagaatattataaatattatttataatatttattgactatatatatatatattattgactatatatatatatatagtcaaaatattattttatatgtgaatcaaaattatcattctgtatataaaattctttttcttccaaatTATCGTTaagcataaatttttattagataatttttattaaaaaaacttttgtctCAAAACTTTTTCTCTACCTCTTACAATTTGTGAGTTATAATAcaatctcaaaaaaattttcatagattTTGTTGCTGTGATGAATTtggataataaaacaaaattgtataaacctatatatttatatatacatttcatattttgaaagttttaaaattttttaaatttgcgaattaataaatctttttttgtaaatatatgataaacaaatataaataagaaaattattaaataataaatatgtataataaatataaataaaaattaaattgtataattttgtttcaggGAGGGAAACGATCCTGATGATTATTCACGATTAACGTACAGAAAATTATTGGAAGAAGTATGCAGATGCGCAAATGTTTTGAAGTCAAAAGGAGTGACAAAAGGAGATCGTGTCGCAATTTACATGCCTATGATTTTAGAATTACCTATTGTCATGCTGGCATGTACCCGAATTGGAGCTATTCACAGTGTAgtggtaatttttttattaaataattatcgttgttaaattgatattaataaaaataaaaatgaaaaaataatacaatgattaattttattaaaaaaattataaaaatataaaatatatattttgtttatatttaagtaatattttttcatataagtttacattattttattaaaaataaattaaatcgaagtGAATCttgatgaatgaaaatttgtaatacaaAGATATAAGtcatatagatatatgtaatatacatatatatatataaataaaagttttaaatgatatttattttatattttatcaaatatatacaattataacgatacattgttatttcatttttattataataatattataacaaaatttgttttgatgtttctttataaatatttaaattaatctttataatagaaattattggtgttatgatacaaaataaaaaatatatacttatacatgtcttaatatatataatcttatataatatatataattctaatcaaaatcgatatttttaaaatttttaatgttgtacatatatttaattagtttgGTGGATACTCGGCGGATTCACTGGCAGAACGTATCTTAgattcgaaatcgaaaattttgattacgaCTGATGGAGTATGGAGAGGCGAAAAACTTTTGTTATTAAAGACTATTTGTAACGAAGCTTTAAATAAGGCTAAAAAGAATGGTCATGAGGTTGAATGTTGTATAGTAGTGTCCCATCTAAAAAGATTGACTAATCCACAAAATGCTAAATCAGATATATtaggtaagaaaaaaaaaatttttttatataatgatcatTAATGATGATTAACGTGGATCATAAAAATCGAGATAGATATaactaaagaaataattaatataaataaaaaatatcacagttaaaatattgtttttctattaaatttttcaagattgagaaatcataatttttgcagatgattaaaataaaaaaaagaaaaagaaagaagaaacaatagaaagtaatttttttcaatttatgctAAAGGGAAAACAAATGGAGTGAACAGTAAAAGTGATGGATATAACTACGATATCCCTCAAGTTGCATGGGACGATGATCGTGATGTTTGGTGGCATGACGAAATGGAAGAAGCTGAGAATAAATGTTATCCAGTTTGGATGAATGCGGAAGATCCACTCTTTATTCTATATACAAGGTAAACTCTCCAACAAAATAATGACgatgagataaaaaataaaaatttacaaaaaaatggaCTATACGATtagtttaacttttttaaatggtatcatatttttactattctagtattataaattcaatgatttactattatatcatattgagataatgatataaatttagattcgatcaatataactataatattaatgaaaaattgtttagtattgttgtttattatttttcattaaatcaaatcacattattacacaataattaaatataagtaaatagacttttatgataaataaattttttgaaaatttttaatgtttataagtAAACATGTATcagaaactaaaaattttgtttcaaacatttttttattatatcaaaaatccttgaaaaatatttaaacataaaggatatgtttcaaatatatatatacacgcacgcgtgcgcgcgtgtgtgtataaaatataatatacctcgtatatgtataattttatattgttttcctTTATAGTGGTTCCACAGGAAAACCAAAAGGTGTCCTTCATACCACTGctggatatttaatttatgcagCCACAAcgtttaaatatgtatttgacTATCACCCGGGTGATGTATATTGGTGCACAGCTGATATTGGTTGGATTACTGGTCATACTTATGTTGTATATGGTCCACTAGCAAATGGAGCTACTTCCATTATTGTatgtttaatgattttttttttcgattgaaaatgaattattattcatactgCAATAAGttgatcttaataaatttatgatttctaGTTTGAAGGAACACCATTTTATCCaaaaaatgatcgattttGGACAATTATCGAAAAGTATAAAGTTACACAATTTTATACTGCGCCGACTGCAATTAgatcattaatgaaatttggAGATGATTTGGTGAAGAAACATGATTTATCCTTTTTAAaggtaaatttgaattaaaaaaaaaaaaggagaagaaaaataggcatttataaaaatatatattatataaaatgtaatctttatagtatcgaaattttaaaataatttatttttttaggttTTGGGTTCGGTTGGAGAACCAATAAATACTGAAGCTTGGCTATGGTTTTACAATCTCATTGGTAATGCTAGATGCAGTATATCAGACACATTTTGGCAAACAGAAACCGGAGGCCATGTAATCACCCCTCTTCCTGGTGCTACGCCAATGAAACCAGGTTCTGCAGTAAGTTTGTATCTTGTATTTCTTGTTATCAAaccttgataaattatataattaatccatttaatattattcttgttaGACATTCCCATTCTTTGGCGTTTTGCCAGAAATTCTGGATGAAGATGGTCACTTAATCGAAGGTGAAGGTGAGGGATATCTTGTCTTTCGTCAACCGTGGCCAGGAATGATGCGATCTCTTTATGGAAATCATCAACGTtttcaaaatacatattttgataGATTTTATGGATATTATTGCACTGGAGATGGTGagttttaactttaaattcaaataaataaaaattaatatgcaataaaaaattatttagctaAAGGATTTCTGAAATTGAGACCAGCATATTTCGCATCTTTTCCAAGTTCCTCTTCAATccttaatatttgattatatttagctGTTCTTTCACTTCTACAAGGTGCTCCAGCTTTAAATTGTCCAGCAGATAATCCTACAGCTAAATCAGCTACAAAATTATCTTCTGTTTCTCCTTCACAAGCTGTCACGATATATCCCCAATTACTGATCCTGGCTATTTTTGCGCAATTGATTGTTTCGGTCACAGTTCCAATTTGTGATAATCTCAATATGAGAGAATTAGCCATTTGTCTTTCAATTGCTTCTTCAATTCTGTCGATATTCATTGCAGTTAAATCATCAGCAACGATTTGCATATCTTGATCAGCTAAAGTAAGCCAACCTTCCCAGTCTTCTTGATCAAATGGATCTTCAATTGAGACTACAGATGgaaattctgtaaaatattctaaGTAATGATCTTTTAATGCTTCTGCCTCCATATATTCATCAGGATCAGATTCTTCGGTTTTAAATGCTAAATCGTATCCTCctaatagaaaaaagatatatttataaatatcattaaatatttcttaaataattcttaaaataattttttttatttatttttttaaatgtatacaaaattctattaaatgttattacttaatatataaaatataaaatattgtgatatatatcttataaattttaatttttactaaacCTTCTTTATAAAAAGCACTGGCTGCCATATccaacgaaattttaattcttcccTCGTAACCTGCATCTTTAATAGAttcatctaataataataaagcctCTCTATCTTCCTCAATTTCTAGAGGTGTAAATGCACCTTCATCGCTGACTGGAAGAGGTAATTGAATTTCTTGAGCAGTCGCAATCTTTTGTTCGAGTACTCTATATACTTCCATACCCATTTTCATAGCATCAGCGAAACTTTCAGCtcctaatatatttataatatatataagggaagaaaaataagcatttataagaatatatattatgtagaatgtaatctttatattagtatcgaaattttaaaataatttattctttaatattaaaacttgactatggttttacaaatatatatatttaaatatattaaaatatatttaattttaaaagaataagaataccTATAggtataatcataaattcttGACATGGTAATGTATTATTAGCATGTCTACCTCCactaatcatattaaaactaGGAACAGGTACATAAAGATCTCCATTTTCAGCCAATTCTGCAATATATCTATACAatccgaaaaattaaaatatgaatatattttaaagttgattatgcaatttaatcttttacgagattttataaaaattacctaTAAACTGGAAGTCCTTTCTTCGCAGCACCAGCTTTACAACAAGCTATAGAGACACCAAGAATTGCATTCGCGcctaattttgatttattctcAGTACCATCTAAACGATTTAATAAGCTGTCTATTTCTGTTTGTTGACAAGCTTCcaatttcgatttcaaaaGTTGTGGtgcgattatattattaaccaCATCAACGGCTCTGAATACTGAACGTCCATGATACATGGCTTCGTTTCCATCTCTTAATTCTTGCGCTTGATTAGGATTTGGTACTAGTACTGATGGCACCGAAGATCTTAATAATCCAACATCTGTAATTACATCTACTTCTAAAGTTGGATCACCTCTAGAGTTAAAAATTTGACGTGCTTTAACCTTTTGAATaggcattttatatattgtttcaaattcgtttatatataatatttatttaaagtctttaagatctaaatttttatgaaaaaagaattggaaagattctaatataattgacAAAAGTACATGATTActactgaaaattttttaatgaaaatataaaatgaactaTGTGGccattttaaacaaaaacaattgaaatttaacatatgtatatttctctttttcaattttttaatgcgaatttaaatagtttcattttccttccttatagaatataaagaattattttttcttttttatttgaaattaatatctcaCATATATATGGTTTTTATAttggattttataattttacattctatacatttttttttctatacataatttcattctatacataaatgagggtatattttttctaatttcaggTGCCAGACGTGATGCAGATGGTTATTTCTGGATAACGGGTCGTATTGATGATATGTTAAATGTTTCTGGTCATCTTATGTCTACAGCGgaagtagaaaatatattaacggAACATTCTTCAGTAACTGAAGCTGCAGCAGTTAGTAAGCCTCATCCTATAAAAGGACAATgtctttattgttttattacgcCTAATGAAGGTGttaaatttgacaaaaaactTCAAGATGAGCTCAAAAATAAAggtacttataaatatataataaaatatataaatataaataaatacatgatttaaaaaatttttattataaaatttcataaatttttaatatgcaataaaatttttttatatgcaatataaatatgcaatatataaatatatattatataattaatatataaatatataattataaatgtaatatattatatttattataaaattaataattaaatttattaatttaaattaataatttgaatatatcaaCAGTACGAGAACAAATCGGTCCTTTCGCTCAACCGGATATTATTCAACTTGCTCCAGGACTACCAAAAACTCGATCAGGAAAAATTATGAGACGTGTACTTAGAAAAATCGCAGCAGGAGATAGAAATGTCGGCGATATATCAACATTAGCTGATGAGAGCATTGTCAATACTCTTTTCGAGTTAAGACcacaaatttaaatcaaatttaaatcaatgtagcaattttcaataagaaCGTAATAGTTTAGAAATGAATGATAATACGTTTCCaatgatcgataaataattaatatatgacttttaatttataattctttcaaaaagtaaatatgaaaaacatattaaaatttagtaaaatgtataatttatcaaaaaaaaggaaaaacaatttttattaacataaaataacttaaacaatttctaagaataatttttattttatatgttaggatcttttttcttttattaataattatttataatatttatgaattatttcatagtaaattattgtacagtaattgtataaatattgtaaaaatattatttaaccgAATTtcgtcgatatatatatatatatatatatatatatatatatatattgttcattTGAAAGAtagtttgataaattattatttgtattacttgatgaaaatgaaaaatttatataaaagattcaattactatttttttattaatttaaaatataactggATGTTAAAACaacatgttaaaataatattacaaattttacgtatctataaaaaaaaaggttaataatcaagttataaaatattttagaatatctaaaaaatattaaagagttGAAATTATgctaaatctatttaaaattttttcaaaaatcaattataattatatgttaattattgcataatgatcaattttctagcagcaatattttataaattataggacatataaaaatcgaaagatgtataaaaataatcattgttaAAAACTTTGTAATGTGCTCTatgatgtataattttttaaataattttaaataatttttctttatttttataaatatgaaaataatttgaaaacttgaaaattttacaaaaacaaattttaattatatattatattaatattccaaattatttaaaaatattatgacatAAAAATccagtttatttaaaaaaatttttttaaattataactattagtaaaaagatttttagatcttataaacatattttcttaaatcttaaataccTTGCGATAATATTCATacacgttttaattatttttatttcaagcttattagttttttaacaaaaaaatttatttacaattaaaagtaaaagtggAATTATGAAAGTATTGCAATtcatattcattcatatttaaaaaaatagtaaaaagatctgtaattctattaaaaataagatttttggtCAGTTCATCAATccttatttttcaagttttaagaatatataaaatatattttaaaaaaaaattatgaaaacataaaaacaacataaaaacataaaaacaaattatttaatttaaaaaaaattttaacatgaaatagaaaatttaagtatACGCACGATTATTAACGCACTTTATAAAAAGGAAGTTTGcattttctgtaattttttagaaagttggttttataattgttacattATACCTAAAGTGTAATAGAGAAATTGCCTTTAAATGAAGGCATGTCACATACATATCATTCCTCGCGGAA is a window encoding:
- the LOC107994221 gene encoding acetyl-coenzyme A synthetase; translated protein: MADKLYYPNPELVKKAYCNSFEQYKRMHEKSIKNPTEFWNEIAKQFYWETPALEDKFFSYNFDLNKGDIFIKWMEGASTNISYNLLDKNVKSGNGEKIAFYWEGNDPDDYSRLTYRKLLEEVCRCANVLKSKGVTKGDRVAIYMPMILELPIVMLACTRIGAIHSVVFGGYSADSLAERILDSKSKILITTDGVWRGEKLLLLKTICNEALNKAKKNGHEVECCIVVSHLKRLTNPQNAKSDILGKTNGVNSKSDGYNYDIPQVAWDDDRDVWWHDEMEEAENKCYPVWMNAEDPLFILYTSGSTGKPKGVLHTTAGYLIYAATTFKYVFDYHPGDVYWCTADIGWITGHTYVVYGPLANGATSIIFEGTPFYPKNDRFWTIIEKYKVTQFYTAPTAIRSLMKFGDDLVKKHDLSFLKVLGSVGEPINTEAWLWFYNLIGNARCSISDTFWQTETGGHVITPLPGATPMKPGSATFPFFGVLPEILDEDGHLIEGEGEGYLVFRQPWPGMMRSLYGNHQRFQNTYFDRFYGYYCTGDGARRDADGYFWITGRIDDMLNVSGHLMSTAEVENILTEHSSVTEAAAVSKPHPIKGQCLYCFITPNEGVKFDKKLQDELKNKVREQIGPFAQPDIIQLAPGLPKTRSGKIMRRVLRKIAAGDRNVGDISTLADESIVNTLFELRPQI
- the LOC107994220 gene encoding enolase-like, translated to MPIQKVKARQIFNSRGDPTLEVDVITDVGLLRSSVPSVLVPNPNQAQELRDGNEAMYHGRSVFRAVDVVNNIIAPQLLKSKLEACQQTEIDSLLNRLDGTENKSKLGANAILGVSIACCKAGAAKKGLPVYRYIAELAENGDLYVPVPSFNMISGGRHANNTLPCQEFMIIPIGAESFADAMKMGMEVYRVLEQKIATAQEIQLPLPVSDEGAFTPLEIEEDREALLLLDESIKDAGYEGRIKISLDMAASAFYKEGGYDLAFKTEESDPDEYMEAEALKDHYLEYFTEFPSVVSIEDPFDQEDWEGWLTLADQDMQIVADDLTAMNIDRIEEAIERQMANSLILRLSQIGTVTETINCAKIARISNWGYIVTACEGETEDNFVADLAVGLSAGQFKAGAPCRSERTAKYNQILRIEEELGKDAKYAGLNFRNPLAK